From one Ignavibacteria bacterium genomic stretch:
- a CDS encoding 2,3,4,5-tetrahydropyridine-2,6-dicarboxylate N-succinyltransferase yields the protein MSDIEQFITKLDTGEVRAAQRNDDGEWIVNIEVKQRILEIFKQGILIDVSEGGFPFFDKHTLPLKRLTLESGVRVVPGGSAIRRGAFVARGVICMPPMYINIGAYVDEGSMIDSHALVGTCAQIGKRVHISAAAQIGGVLEPAGARPVIIEDDVLVGGNCGVYEGVLVRSRAVLGTGVILNSSMPVYDLVHERILRSSSDAPLEIPEGAVVVSGTRTHSSSFAVRHGLGIATPIIIKYRDEKTDAATALESALR from the coding sequence ATGAGTGACATTGAGCAATTCATAACAAAACTTGATACCGGTGAGGTGCGTGCCGCACAGCGTAATGATGACGGTGAGTGGATAGTAAACATCGAGGTAAAACAGCGTATCCTGGAAATCTTTAAACAGGGAATCCTGATTGATGTTAGTGAAGGGGGCTTCCCGTTTTTTGACAAGCATACGTTGCCGTTAAAGCGCCTGACGCTTGAGTCCGGTGTTCGAGTTGTGCCCGGAGGCAGTGCGATACGTCGGGGTGCTTTTGTTGCAAGAGGAGTGATCTGTATGCCGCCGATGTACATTAACATTGGTGCGTATGTGGACGAAGGATCGATGATTGACAGCCATGCTCTCGTAGGCACCTGCGCCCAGATAGGCAAGCGTGTTCACATAAGTGCTGCTGCCCAGATTGGTGGTGTTCTTGAGCCGGCCGGAGCACGGCCGGTGATTATCGAAGACGATGTTCTTGTTGGCGGTAACTGCGGCGTGTACGAAGGCGTGCTTGTGCGTAGTAGGGCGGTACTTGGCACCGGAGTGATTTTAAACTCCTCAATGCCAGTGTACGATCTGGTCCATGAGCGAATTCTTCGCAGCAGTTCTGATGCACCGCTGGAAATTCCTGAGGGAGCCGTTGTTGTTAGCGGAACGCGAACACACAGCTCATCGTTTGCTGTTCGTCACGGTCTTGGTATAGCTACGCCAATCATCATTAAATATCGCGATGAAAAAACTGATGCAGCAACCGCATTAGAATCAGCCTTGCGTTAG
- a CDS encoding DUF1801 domain-containing protein, producing MTQQNTESTQPQKAEGGSESADNSKRGHRRDRRRPHRRSGNPQPSADRQPESQAAPAVPPEVKGAQPQRPETQDSESSDKSGQPPGQQGAQRQSRRNRNRNRQAGASQTPAEGDSQQSMQGSVKGGGKSNGKNADKHPDKAPEKNGGKSGTKGHSKSEQKEREQPASILQRRLSRESKQHDTNDEPFVPAPQQPEAATVDAYIARLKGWQRELVTKLRTLIKQQASDASETILWSQPVFTLNGPVLYIKAFTDHVNLGFWRGNELDDSGNRLVGDLPTMRHVIIRNLNEFDKDLFEHYIRQAFKLSREKGDPTA from the coding sequence ATGACGCAGCAGAATACTGAATCAACACAACCACAAAAGGCTGAAGGGGGCTCTGAATCAGCGGACAATTCAAAACGTGGACATCGCAGAGACCGACGTCGCCCGCACAGGCGTTCCGGGAATCCGCAGCCATCAGCCGACCGTCAACCAGAGTCACAAGCTGCTCCTGCCGTGCCACCAGAGGTGAAGGGAGCTCAGCCACAAAGGCCCGAAACGCAGGATTCCGAATCTTCCGATAAATCGGGACAGCCACCAGGGCAGCAGGGTGCCCAGCGTCAGTCACGTAGGAATAGAAACCGCAACCGGCAAGCCGGCGCTTCCCAAACACCTGCCGAGGGTGATTCCCAACAATCCATGCAAGGTTCTGTAAAGGGTGGTGGCAAGTCAAACGGGAAAAATGCAGATAAACACCCGGATAAGGCACCCGAGAAAAATGGTGGGAAGTCCGGAACAAAGGGACACAGCAAATCAGAGCAAAAGGAACGTGAACAGCCGGCTTCGATTCTGCAACGCCGGTTGTCGAGAGAATCTAAACAGCATGATACTAACGATGAACCCTTCGTACCTGCTCCGCAGCAACCCGAGGCTGCTACAGTAGATGCCTATATCGCAAGGCTCAAGGGGTGGCAGCGGGAGCTGGTTACCAAGCTACGGACACTTATCAAACAACAGGCATCGGATGCTTCGGAGACGATCCTGTGGTCACAGCCTGTATTTACGCTCAATGGTCCGGTCCTATACATCAAGGCATTTACAGATCATGTTAACCTTGGTTTCTGGCGCGGTAATGAGCTCGACGACTCAGGTAACCGACTTGTTGGCGATCTCCCAACCATGCGTCACGTGATCATCAGGAATTTAAATGAATTTGATAAAGACCTGTTCGAGCATTATATCCGCCAGGCGTTTAAACTGAGTCGTGAAAAAGGCGATCCGACGGCTTAG
- a CDS encoding DEAD/DEAH box helicase, with product MSFSSMGLAEPVLTAVRKAGYTSPTPIQQQAIPVVLNGSDVFGCAQTGTGKTAAFALPILTRLYQSKPRRGTITTLVLAPTRELAAQIATSFRTYSLGQKLTTLEVFGGVSINNQQRMLRRGVDILVATPGRLIDLMEQRMLTLNNVTTLVLDEADRMMDMGFMPQVKQILKAVPQQRQTLFFSATVPNEIVQLASTILHNPVHISVTPPSTAQPTIAQERFRVEKEHKRELLAYLLDKRLTESVLVFTRTKHGADKVAHDLVRRDIRADAIHGNKTQAAREKALANFRNGKTRVLVATDIAARGLDIQQLPYVVNFDIPESAETYVHRIGRTGRAGKEGTALLFCTPDEDSAVRAIEKQLGKSIELISEQPYHVVVQPKAEQVKKSHPQKQSRTSPDGKTRPSKSRRSKSGQQSKRGGSAKEAQAARKNGAPASGHKATTTPSKSKPVYLSAILQ from the coding sequence ATGTCTTTTTCCTCTATGGGGCTTGCAGAGCCCGTACTTACTGCTGTGCGCAAGGCCGGCTATACTTCTCCCACCCCTATTCAGCAGCAGGCTATTCCGGTAGTTCTTAATGGCAGCGATGTATTCGGCTGCGCACAAACCGGCACCGGAAAAACCGCTGCCTTTGCACTGCCGATCCTTACCCGGCTGTATCAATCCAAACCACGCCGAGGTACAATTACCACCCTGGTACTTGCGCCTACGCGCGAGCTGGCAGCACAGATAGCTACCAGCTTTCGAACCTATTCATTGGGACAAAAACTAACCACCCTGGAAGTGTTTGGCGGAGTGTCTATTAACAATCAGCAACGGATGCTCAGGCGTGGCGTTGATATTCTGGTGGCTACTCCCGGACGTTTGATAGACCTGATGGAACAGCGGATGCTCACGCTCAACAATGTTACTACCTTGGTTCTTGACGAAGCAGACCGGATGATGGACATGGGCTTCATGCCACAGGTAAAACAAATCCTTAAGGCTGTACCTCAGCAAAGGCAGACACTGTTCTTTTCGGCAACCGTACCCAATGAAATCGTACAGCTTGCTTCCACCATCCTTCACAACCCGGTTCATATCTCAGTCACTCCGCCGTCCACGGCTCAACCAACCATCGCACAAGAACGTTTCCGGGTTGAGAAAGAGCATAAACGCGAGCTACTTGCTTACCTGCTGGATAAACGGCTTACCGAGAGTGTGCTGGTATTTACGCGTACGAAGCATGGGGCCGACAAGGTAGCTCACGATCTTGTCAGACGGGACATCCGCGCTGATGCAATCCACGGCAATAAAACTCAGGCTGCCCGGGAAAAAGCGTTGGCTAACTTCCGCAATGGTAAAACCCGGGTCCTGGTTGCAACAGACATCGCTGCGCGCGGCCTGGATATCCAGCAGCTTCCCTACGTTGTCAACTTTGACATTCCGGAGTCAGCCGAGACATACGTACACCGTATCGGGCGAACCGGGCGTGCCGGTAAGGAGGGTACTGCCCTTCTGTTCTGCACGCCAGACGAAGATTCGGCGGTAAGAGCAATCGAGAAACAACTTGGTAAGTCAATAGAGCTTATTAGTGAGCAGCCTTACCACGTGGTTGTTCAGCCTAAGGCTGAACAAGTAAAGAAATCGCATCCTCAAAAGCAGTCGCGTACATCACCTGATGGTAAAACCAGGCCGTCCAAATCGCGCCGGTCAAAGTCAGGACAGCAATCAAAACGCGGTGGCTCCGCTAAGGAAGCACAGGCGGCCAGGAAGAACGGTGCACCTGCCAGTGGCCATAAAGCCACTACAACCCCTTCCAAGAGTAAGCCGGTGTACCTTTCTGCGATATTGCAGTAA
- a CDS encoding OsmC family protein yields MKHQVVAEWQDGIDFIATQQSQQIQLASPESVRAQHGVSPKQLLLTALAGCTGMDVASLLTKMRVPYTSLAIRVSGELTEEHPKVYSHIHVVYEVGTTQEYAEKVERSVELSVTRYCGVSAMLAKAANITHEIVYQS; encoded by the coding sequence GTGAAGCATCAGGTAGTAGCCGAATGGCAGGACGGAATTGATTTTATCGCAACCCAGCAATCACAGCAGATACAGCTGGCAAGCCCTGAGTCGGTCAGAGCACAGCATGGAGTAAGCCCAAAACAACTCTTGCTTACTGCACTGGCGGGATGTACAGGTATGGACGTTGCCTCGCTGCTTACCAAGATGCGGGTGCCATACACCAGTCTGGCAATTCGGGTAAGCGGTGAGCTGACTGAAGAGCATCCCAAGGTGTATTCGCATATCCACGTGGTGTACGAGGTAGGAACCACGCAGGAATATGCCGAAAAGGTAGAACGATCCGTTGAGCTGAGTGTTACCAGATACTGCGGAGTGAGCGCCATGCTTGCTAAGGCGGCAAACATCACGCATGAAATCGTGTATCAGTCGTAG
- a CDS encoding alpha/beta hydrolase, with the protein MRIVVIITLLLIAALGISAQRYHSPIFATSTVSRDIVYGAAPDYVGTNTTLLLDIYQPEGDTQKNRALVILVHGGGFTGGGKAGENFQTWGTDLARRGFVAASVEYRLGVESKSDPKLMWEASIRCAQDVRAAVRFMRRHAMEYGIDTSHIYLVGTSAGGLGIVQAAILQDDEVPPNLDATVRNVEGNSGTPGERSTVHGLVVCWGATIDTNFIEPGDPPVFSVHGTKDKTVPFECGPSKFGFDLCGGAAINRRAGNQGIQTDVLLFPGVGHSLDDDPILIDSCYRFFVGHLANLASSPTKVLDLFPSAIPATVYPHPVSSGGDVYVPISDMLPPHSVVLISVSGTNSNCSTVYQAGSETLLVRLPECTPGMYILQITVNTTIHRIPVAVIGR; encoded by the coding sequence ATGCGAATTGTTGTCATCATAACACTACTGTTAATAGCTGCTTTAGGGATCAGCGCACAGCGGTACCATAGCCCCATTTTTGCCACATCAACCGTAAGCCGCGATATTGTGTACGGTGCTGCACCGGATTATGTGGGTACAAACACAACGCTGTTGCTGGACATCTACCAGCCTGAGGGTGATACCCAGAAAAACAGAGCCTTGGTTATTCTGGTGCATGGCGGAGGCTTCACGGGTGGCGGTAAGGCAGGAGAGAATTTTCAGACCTGGGGCACTGACCTGGCCCGTCGCGGCTTTGTGGCAGCGTCGGTTGAATATCGTCTGGGGGTAGAAAGCAAGTCCGATCCGAAACTCATGTGGGAGGCAAGCATCCGTTGCGCACAGGACGTACGTGCAGCGGTACGCTTTATGCGAAGGCATGCCATGGAATATGGTATCGACACATCACATATTTATTTAGTTGGTACTTCGGCAGGGGGCTTGGGCATTGTGCAGGCAGCAATACTACAGGATGATGAGGTACCGCCAAATCTGGATGCAACGGTAAGAAATGTTGAAGGGAATTCTGGGACACCTGGCGAACGGAGTACCGTGCATGGGTTGGTTGTATGCTGGGGGGCAACGATTGATACAAACTTTATTGAACCTGGTGACCCGCCAGTGTTTTCTGTTCACGGTACGAAGGATAAAACCGTACCGTTCGAATGTGGTCCAAGTAAGTTCGGATTTGATCTGTGCGGAGGCGCTGCCATTAATCGTAGAGCCGGTAATCAGGGCATTCAAACCGACGTTCTCCTGTTCCCCGGCGTTGGCCACTCTCTGGATGATGACCCGATCTTGATTGACAGTTGCTATAGATTTTTCGTGGGACACCTTGCTAATCTTGCATCGTCACCAACCAAGGTTCTTGACCTCTTTCCATCAGCAATACCAGCGACGGTTTATCCGCATCCCGTATCAAGTGGTGGAGATGTTTATGTTCCCATTTCCGATATGCTGCCGCCACACAGTGTTGTTTTAATATCAGTATCTGGTACAAACTCTAACTGCAGTACTGTGTATCAAGCTGGTAGTGAAACTCTGCTTGTCCGCCTGCCGGAGTGTACACCAGGCATGTACATCCTTCAGATTACCGTTAATACCACTATCCACAGGATTCCTGTTGCCGTTATCGGCAGATAG
- a CDS encoding tetratricopeptide repeat protein: MSGRLSEFTRAEVAFASLKTDPAVGVERTFFKLSKLLAQTDRHIQNISRDKGKWRDLRLRLLTYRAHLYESSGKCDLALRDVLRAITGLSNDIPNSTKQSLSIVHGRCMMLLGMHNDALDIFMKVWNTCSESADTDVTGVISGNIATVIFNLKHYTTSLEWFRKTADIYQQIDNKEKQAQAVRGVGMCLSKLGKYNEALQQYSNALKLLDDCTHNSVEIRIQIVESIGVDYLNLADTTHKQSYYKNAHQRFSLCLQLAKQHRLTVQMTIALRNLGLVLCETTYKQHDVTQAMKHLKRSLTGARKAGLKLLEAQVHRDLSIIQELTGDLKGALQSLRRWHELDRELFNARADQQVVNLQIQLAVEQSEARRQQAETQIAELQLALKEEHKKAVAMSMAVAQQTAVIQSARFELQSLAGRSTEREVSEKLRQVSARLKRVTETEDHWLELEAELAHVQGNQLPSLISKHPGLTPTERRVCVLIHHEMSTKDMASLLGVEPRSIEKYRQRIRKKLQLTNEVSLSVYLASL; the protein is encoded by the coding sequence ATGTCAGGCAGACTATCAGAATTTACCCGGGCCGAGGTTGCCTTTGCATCGTTGAAGACGGACCCTGCTGTCGGAGTAGAACGTACCTTTTTCAAGTTGAGCAAGTTACTTGCCCAGACAGATCGGCACATACAAAACATTTCACGTGACAAAGGTAAATGGCGTGATCTCCGCTTGCGACTTCTAACATATAGGGCGCACCTGTACGAATCCTCCGGTAAATGTGACCTTGCACTTCGCGACGTTCTGAGGGCAATCACAGGCCTTTCGAATGATATTCCCAATTCCACCAAACAATCACTAAGCATTGTACACGGCCGGTGCATGATGCTACTTGGCATGCACAATGACGCCCTTGACATTTTCATGAAAGTGTGGAATACATGCTCTGAGTCTGCAGATACTGATGTAACAGGTGTAATCTCAGGTAATATCGCAACTGTGATTTTTAACCTGAAGCACTATACTACATCACTTGAGTGGTTTAGAAAAACCGCCGACATTTATCAGCAGATTGATAATAAGGAAAAACAAGCACAGGCAGTTCGTGGAGTTGGGATGTGCCTTAGTAAGCTTGGAAAGTATAATGAAGCACTTCAGCAGTACAGCAATGCACTAAAACTCCTGGATGATTGTACCCATAACAGTGTGGAAATTAGGATACAAATAGTTGAAAGTATTGGTGTAGATTACCTCAACCTTGCCGATACCACCCATAAACAAAGTTATTACAAGAATGCACACCAGCGTTTTTCCCTCTGCCTTCAACTTGCAAAACAACATCGGCTAACAGTACAGATGACGATTGCTTTGCGCAATCTGGGCCTGGTGCTCTGTGAAACCACCTATAAGCAGCATGATGTTACCCAGGCGATGAAGCACCTGAAACGGAGTTTAACCGGCGCAAGGAAGGCAGGACTAAAATTACTGGAAGCACAAGTGCACAGAGATTTGTCGATTATTCAGGAGCTCACCGGCGATTTAAAGGGAGCCTTACAATCACTTCGACGATGGCACGAGCTTGACAGAGAGCTGTTTAATGCACGTGCCGATCAGCAAGTGGTAAACTTGCAAATACAGCTGGCAGTTGAACAGTCGGAAGCCCGCCGACAACAGGCTGAAACTCAGATCGCAGAACTACAGTTAGCGCTAAAGGAGGAGCATAAGAAGGCGGTTGCTATGTCTATGGCTGTTGCACAGCAGACAGCAGTCATACAATCCGCACGGTTCGAGTTGCAGTCGCTGGCTGGTCGTAGCACCGAACGTGAGGTGTCAGAAAAGCTGCGTCAGGTATCCGCTAGACTGAAGCGCGTCACTGAAACCGAAGACCATTGGCTTGAACTGGAGGCAGAGCTTGCGCACGTGCAGGGTAATCAGTTACCATCACTCATTTCCAAGCATCCCGGCCTTACTCCCACTGAGCGCAGGGTGTGTGTCCTAATCCACCACGAAATGTCCACAAAGGATATGGCCAGCCTTCTGGGAGTTGAGCCACGCAGCATTGAAAAGTACCGTCAGCGAATTCGTAAAAAGCTTCAACTGACAAATGAAGTCAGCTTGTCGGTCTATCTGGCGTCACTGTAG
- a CDS encoding RHS repeat protein, translating to MKLLTILTAVLLGTAVINAETYIYDDAGRLVAVRYENSMETRYTYDKNGNITRIKTDVVNSVTEAETLGRLSVMPVPATNKLVLRNLPAGTVNVSLVSVTGEVVLTKKYGNVGKTITVDMENIPSGVYAVRAANGTAIYVATMVKSED from the coding sequence ATGAAATTACTAACCATACTTACAGCAGTTCTTCTCGGCACGGCTGTCATAAATGCCGAAACCTATATTTATGATGATGCCGGACGTCTGGTTGCAGTGCGGTATGAAAACAGCATGGAAACCCGATATACGTACGACAAGAATGGTAATATCACCAGGATTAAAACCGATGTAGTAAATTCAGTTACTGAAGCTGAAACCCTCGGGAGGCTTTCAGTAATGCCCGTACCCGCTACCAACAAACTGGTCCTCAGGAATCTACCCGCTGGTACCGTTAATGTTTCGCTTGTTTCCGTTACCGGCGAAGTTGTATTAACAAAGAAATATGGGAATGTAGGTAAAACCATCACGGTTGACATGGAAAACATCCCGTCGGGTGTGTATGCTGTAAGGGCAGCAAACGGAACCGCCATATATGTTGCCACAATGGTAAAGAGCGAAGATTAA
- a CDS encoding IS3 family transposase, with the protein MKYMFITNHRHCWPVRLQCYVLQVSASGYYAWLKRPEPQLSDDERKLVRAMREIDEKSNHTFGSRRMYKELRRGNLVAGRHKMRRLMREDGIRVKRTPRRALVQTTDSQHQHPVADNRLNRNFTVTKPNTVWAADITYVQTNAGYVYLAVVMDLFSRRIIGWHLSETITQQLTITALWKAWKNRSYATGMLIHSDRGSQYAATGYRQFLTDYCKATQSMSRKRNCWDNAPVESFFATLKTEEFNDINFVDLEHVQRQAAHYIENIYNRRRLHSTLGYTTPVDFENNDVRNQKHLH; encoded by the coding sequence CTGAAATACATGTTTATCACCAACCACCGGCACTGTTGGCCGGTGCGCCTGCAGTGCTATGTGCTGCAGGTGAGTGCCAGCGGCTACTATGCCTGGTTAAAGCGACCTGAACCTCAGCTTAGTGACGATGAGCGCAAGCTGGTGCGTGCCATGCGCGAGATTGATGAGAAGTCCAACCATACCTTCGGCAGCCGCCGGATGTACAAGGAACTGCGGCGAGGCAACCTTGTGGCAGGCCGTCACAAAATGCGCCGGCTGATGCGGGAAGACGGCATCCGTGTCAAGCGCACGCCCAGGCGTGCGTTGGTGCAAACTACCGACTCGCAACATCAGCACCCGGTGGCCGACAATCGACTCAATCGCAACTTTACCGTCACGAAACCGAACACCGTCTGGGCTGCCGACATCACCTATGTACAGACCAACGCTGGCTATGTGTACTTGGCGGTGGTGATGGATTTGTTCTCGCGTCGCATCATTGGCTGGCATCTGTCAGAGACGATCACGCAACAGCTCACCATCACGGCACTCTGGAAGGCCTGGAAGAACCGTTCTTATGCCACCGGCATGCTCATTCATAGTGATCGCGGTTCGCAGTATGCTGCCACTGGCTACCGCCAGTTTCTGACTGACTACTGCAAAGCAACACAGAGCATGAGCCGCAAGCGAAACTGCTGGGACAACGCACCAGTAGAATCCTTTTTTGCCACGCTCAAGACCGAAGAATTCAACGACATCAACTTCGTCGATCTCGAGCACGTCCAGCGTCAGGCTGCACACTACATCGAGAATATCTACAATCGCAGACGATTGCATTCAACACTTGGATATACAACCCCCGTTGACTTTGAAAACAACGACGTTCGTAATCAAAAACACCTACACTAA
- a CDS encoding transposase gives MKHPPRIYDEAFKRRALEMVAAGRTLASVARELGIDVKRLSYWNRTLGAAAAAGQKTPDELAAEVRALRKRAERAEMELAILKKAMSIFAAPPGRD, from the coding sequence ATGAAACATCCACCTCGCATTTATGATGAAGCATTTAAACGTCGCGCCCTGGAGATGGTAGCTGCGGGACGTACGCTGGCCTCGGTGGCCCGTGAGCTTGGCATCGACGTCAAGCGACTATCGTACTGGAATCGTACGCTTGGAGCTGCAGCAGCTGCCGGGCAGAAGACACCTGACGAGCTTGCCGCCGAAGTACGGGCCTTGCGTAAGCGCGCTGAGCGTGCAGAAATGGAACTGGCCATTTTAAAAAAAGCGATGTCGATCTTTGCCGCTCCGCCGGGAAGGGACTGA